One window from the genome of Desulfobacterales bacterium encodes:
- a CDS encoding xanthine dehydrogenase family protein subunit M produces MRLPHFEYEKASSLEQCLDILEQYGEEVMILAGGTDLLVNMKYGTVRPNRILSIKSIADLQSIDEDGEGNVKIGAGATLSDIARNPIVSEKLPALHEAVRSIASKHIRNMACIGGNICLPPRCWYFNQSRLWREALGPCHRTQGTVCHAMPGAKRCHAVNYSDTAPVLMALNAQVHVMNKKRERVMPLREFYRDNGAAHTVLAPDEILTSVLVPQSALSRRTVFIKVSDRKGLDFATGNISVSIKNKGQQITEVAIVVNSVTSAPVRLNKAADHLMTFGFEGTSVSGAGKIARSELGPVTNLFTSAGTKRRIVEVLVKRAVDCLKANERKAGN; encoded by the coding sequence ATGCGCCTTCCCCATTTTGAATATGAAAAAGCGTCTTCACTTGAACAATGTTTGGACATACTGGAGCAATATGGCGAAGAGGTGATGATTTTGGCTGGCGGAACGGATCTTCTGGTCAATATGAAGTACGGGACTGTTCGCCCCAACAGAATTTTAAGCATCAAAAGCATAGCGGACCTTCAATCTATCGACGAGGACGGGGAAGGAAACGTGAAAATAGGAGCGGGCGCAACACTCTCCGATATCGCCCGGAATCCGATCGTTTCCGAGAAACTTCCCGCCCTTCACGAAGCGGTCCGTTCCATTGCCTCCAAACATATTCGAAATATGGCCTGTATCGGCGGCAATATCTGTCTTCCTCCCAGATGCTGGTACTTTAATCAGTCAAGGCTATGGCGAGAGGCTTTAGGCCCTTGCCATAGGACCCAGGGGACTGTGTGCCACGCCATGCCGGGCGCGAAGCGCTGCCATGCCGTCAATTATTCCGATACGGCGCCGGTACTGATGGCGCTCAATGCACAAGTTCATGTCATGAACAAAAAGCGGGAAAGAGTGATGCCGCTAAGGGAGTTTTACCGCGACAATGGGGCGGCCCATACGGTATTGGCGCCCGATGAAATTCTGACATCCGTGCTCGTGCCGCAGAGCGCTCTGTCAAGGCGGACGGTCTTCATCAAAGTCAGCGATCGAAAGGGACTGGATTTCGCCACCGGCAACATCAGTGTATCGATCAAGAACAAGGGCCAACAGATTACCGAGGTTGCTATCGTCGTCAACTCGGTTACTTCTGCGCCTGTGCGGCTCAATAAAGCGGCGGATCACTTGATGACATTCGGATTTGAGGGAACATCCGTTTCAGGAGCAGGCAAGATCGCCCGGTCCGAGCTCGGACCGGTGACCAATCTTTTCACCTCGGCGGGCACCAAAAGGCGAATCGTCGAAGTGCTGGTAAAACGGGCAGTGGATTGCCTCAAGGCTAATGAAAGGAAGGCCGGAAATTGA
- a CDS encoding FAD-dependent oxidoreductase, with the protein MAKKCDVIIIGAGIGGLAAGAALASRGKNVTVLEKAPIVGGRATSFPLKGILTEYGFHGLSAGGHAVKLLDLVGQSIPLQTLDPNFVLFRNKKFHEVPGEIDDFATWDYIPAGDRPELIDTLRLVEKMSFDEMEEWDYIGFGDWLKDHTSSLDVQDFIAQMGNIYITEEFNSNLSAGEVLRCLKLALKEKAWSVYPKDGPLNLINEAFAKAVTAGGGEVLLNSVAREITVRKEAVTGVIAESKDGVLKLEAPIVISNMPVWDIFRLIPRDFFPRWFVDKARFLEEHSQLAARASAGITCISKKPLMSYKTAVLVPCMEEVNSTGASYVRWLSEPTNWVPSIAPQGQHLFQYGPVWPRWYVDLLRERKSIYDKEIRSFWREIKTMFPDFKDEDIIWKGDGVILATDTSMAFPGNAWKQRLDVRAPNVAGLYNVGDTVRGWGVAMDTAVSSAVLCAQKILKTKLIDLEEF; encoded by the coding sequence ATGGCGAAGAAATGTGATGTAATTATTATCGGTGCCGGGATCGGCGGGCTGGCGGCAGGCGCGGCATTGGCTTCAAGGGGGAAAAACGTAACGGTTCTTGAAAAGGCGCCGATTGTCGGTGGCAGGGCTACGTCTTTTCCGCTGAAAGGGATTTTAACCGAATACGGATTTCACGGCCTGTCCGCGGGCGGCCATGCGGTGAAACTGCTGGACCTGGTCGGACAGAGTATTCCCCTGCAGACGCTCGACCCCAATTTCGTTCTTTTTCGGAACAAGAAATTCCATGAAGTGCCCGGTGAGATCGATGATTTTGCCACCTGGGACTACATTCCGGCAGGAGACCGGCCGGAGCTGATCGACACCTTGCGTTTGGTGGAAAAGATGAGCTTTGACGAGATGGAGGAGTGGGATTATATCGGTTTTGGCGACTGGCTGAAAGATCATACCAGCAGCCTGGATGTGCAGGACTTCATCGCGCAGATGGGCAATATTTATATCACCGAAGAGTTTAATTCCAATCTTTCCGCCGGTGAAGTGCTCCGGTGCCTGAAGCTGGCCCTGAAGGAAAAGGCATGGTCCGTGTATCCGAAGGACGGTCCCTTGAACCTGATCAACGAGGCCTTTGCCAAGGCGGTTACCGCCGGTGGCGGTGAGGTGTTGCTGAACAGCGTGGCGCGTGAAATCACCGTGCGCAAAGAGGCGGTGACCGGTGTGATCGCAGAGAGCAAGGACGGCGTCTTGAAGCTCGAAGCGCCCATCGTGATCAGCAACATGCCGGTGTGGGATATTTTCCGGCTGATTCCACGGGACTTTTTCCCCAGATGGTTTGTGGATAAGGCGCGTTTTTTAGAAGAGCACAGCCAGTTGGCGGCACGGGCCAGCGCCGGCATCACCTGCATCAGCAAGAAACCGCTGATGTCTTATAAGACGGCGGTGCTGGTTCCCTGTATGGAAGAGGTCAACAGCACGGGCGCCAGCTACGTGAGATGGCTCAGCGAACCCACCAACTGGGTGCCGAGCATTGCGCCCCAGGGCCAGCACCTCTTTCAGTACGGCCCGGTATGGCCGCGCTGGTACGTGGATTTGCTTCGAGAGCGAAAATCCATCTACGATAAGGAGATTCGAAGCTTCTGGCGGGAGATCAAGACCATGTTCCCCGATTTCAAGGATGAGGACATCATCTGGAAGGGGGACGGCGTGATTCTGGCGACGGACACGAGCATGGCCTTTCCGGGCAACGCCTGGAAGCAACGGCTGGACGTCAGGGCGCCGAATGTGGCCGGACTCTACAACGTGGGCGATACCGTACGCGGCTGGGGCGTCGCCATGGATACCGCGGTATCGTCGGCAGTCCTTTGCGCGCAGAAGATCCTCAAAACAAAATTGATCGACCTGGAAGAGTTTTAG
- a CDS encoding xanthine dehydrogenase family protein molybdopterin-binding subunit: protein MKEKIVVKNHEKYSVVGKRVPKQDGPQKATGRAQFTDDMVLPGMLHGKIIRSSVPRGKIRRIDTSRAERLMGVKAVITPKDAVGISMRSGEPLLCNDMTVNYIGQEIVAIAAMDEDTACEAAELVRIEYEPLKAVFSIDDAIAEGAPLIHAGKAGNRAKSIAIDYGDTDRAFSEAEYIRKGEYTVKPCHNCYAEHHVVIADHSVSGKLEIWTPNQSPLIVQQDMTNALGISESNVRVLSLHTGGAFSGRVGARNHHFIAAILSRKSSRPVKIRCTADEEFIVYKGGGEQRFSARTGAMKDGTLKAIEGELLIECGAYLEPVLVQLLRRFTEIYTGTAFYKVDGMRFRANVVYTNHPPRNMHHGASALGVRAALESEMDLIGQHLGLDPVAMRLKNAVEKGDKTIGNIHYASCGLKTCIEKVAKHSAWKKKYGKLQPFHGIGIGCGGINSGGKVTLDHDTSAAIIKIEEDGKATLLTGIPDMGQGSHTVMAMIAAETLGIFPEDVTVVSGDTDVVPLDIGAFSQRGTLVTGNAVKAACLDARKQLARIASKKLGVNMSSLCFRNRLVYAKKAPEKPLSFDSVVHDALHSQEGRYVMGKGFYNPPSPSGMVGTLAATPAFSFGAQIAEVEVDPETGTVRLIKMTVAHDVGRALNPLAVEGQIDGQVFSGMGQTLHEQRIQEKGLVLNPSFLEYKLPRPFEVPEIERIIVETIDPYGPFGAKEVGEGPIMAVPGAIAGAVSNAIGYPITEFPITPEAVLRALRQKKNPNKRAMKE from the coding sequence ATGAAGGAGAAAATCGTGGTCAAAAATCATGAAAAATATAGTGTCGTCGGAAAAAGAGTGCCGAAGCAGGATGGGCCTCAAAAAGCGACCGGACGAGCGCAATTTACCGATGATATGGTCTTGCCGGGCATGCTTCATGGTAAAATTATCAGGAGTTCGGTACCAAGGGGGAAAATACGCAGGATCGACACATCGCGCGCCGAGCGACTGATGGGCGTCAAGGCGGTGATTACGCCCAAGGATGCCGTGGGCATTTCGATGCGCAGCGGTGAGCCGTTGCTCTGTAATGACATGACAGTGAATTATATCGGGCAGGAGATCGTAGCGATCGCGGCGATGGATGAAGATACGGCCTGCGAAGCGGCAGAGCTGGTGCGGATAGAATATGAGCCGTTAAAAGCAGTTTTCAGCATTGACGACGCCATTGCGGAAGGGGCGCCGCTGATTCATGCGGGAAAAGCAGGCAACCGCGCCAAGTCGATTGCGATTGACTATGGCGATACGGACCGGGCCTTTTCCGAAGCCGAATATATCAGAAAAGGCGAATACACGGTGAAGCCGTGCCACAATTGTTATGCGGAACATCACGTCGTGATTGCCGACCATTCGGTTTCGGGAAAACTGGAAATATGGACACCCAATCAATCCCCGCTTATTGTGCAACAAGACATGACGAATGCTTTGGGAATTTCAGAGAGCAACGTCCGGGTGCTCAGCCTTCACACGGGCGGCGCCTTTTCCGGCCGGGTCGGCGCCAGAAACCACCATTTCATAGCGGCGATTCTTTCCAGAAAATCATCAAGACCCGTAAAGATCCGTTGCACAGCGGATGAAGAATTCATTGTTTACAAAGGCGGCGGAGAGCAACGTTTCAGCGCCCGCACCGGGGCCATGAAGGACGGCACCTTGAAGGCAATCGAGGGCGAGCTGCTGATTGAGTGCGGCGCGTACCTGGAACCTGTTCTCGTTCAACTGCTTCGAAGATTTACTGAAATATACACCGGGACCGCGTTTTATAAAGTGGATGGCATGCGATTTCGGGCCAACGTCGTGTATACCAATCATCCGCCGCGGAATATGCATCACGGCGCCAGCGCACTCGGCGTTCGGGCGGCGCTTGAAAGCGAGATGGACCTGATCGGGCAACATCTCGGATTGGACCCCGTGGCCATGAGGCTCAAAAATGCAGTGGAAAAAGGGGATAAGACCATCGGCAATATTCACTATGCAAGCTGCGGGTTAAAAACGTGCATCGAAAAAGTTGCAAAGCATTCCGCCTGGAAGAAAAAATATGGAAAGCTTCAGCCCTTTCATGGCATCGGTATCGGATGCGGGGGAATCAACTCCGGTGGAAAGGTGACATTGGATCATGATACCTCCGCCGCTATCATCAAAATCGAAGAAGACGGGAAGGCGACTCTTTTGACCGGAATACCCGACATGGGGCAGGGATCGCATACCGTTATGGCCATGATCGCAGCGGAAACATTGGGAATTTTTCCGGAAGACGTGACGGTCGTTTCCGGGGACACCGATGTGGTTCCACTTGACATCGGGGCATTCAGCCAACGGGGAACCCTCGTCACGGGAAACGCCGTAAAGGCCGCCTGTCTGGATGCGCGGAAACAACTGGCCCGAATCGCTTCCAAAAAACTGGGCGTCAACATGTCTTCACTCTGTTTCCGGAACAGGCTGGTCTACGCCAAGAAAGCGCCCGAAAAGCCGTTATCGTTCGACAGCGTGGTGCATGACGCACTGCATTCGCAGGAGGGCAGATATGTGATGGGAAAGGGCTTTTACAACCCGCCCTCCCCTTCCGGTATGGTGGGAACCCTGGCGGCGACACCGGCATTTTCTTTTGGCGCCCAGATTGCCGAGGTCGAGGTGGATCCCGAAACGGGCACGGTCCGGCTGATCAAAATGACCGTGGCCCATGACGTGGGCCGCGCACTGAACCCGTTGGCGGTGGAAGGCCAAATAGATGGTCAGGTGTTTAGCGGCATGGGACAGACCCTTCATGAGCAGCGGATTCAGGAAAAAGGGCTCGTGTTGAACCCCTCCTTTCTTGAATATAAGCTGCCAAGGCCCTTTGAGGTGCCGGAAATAGAGCGTATTATCGTGGAAACCATTGACCCGTATGGACCTTTCGGCGCCAAAGAAGTGGGAGAGGGACCCATCATGGCGGTTCCGGGCGCCATAGCCGGCGCTGTCAGCAACGCCATCGGTTACCCCATAACGGAATTCCCGATTACTCCGGAAGCCGTATTGCGGGCACTTCGACAAAAAAAGAACCCGAACAAGCGCGCTATGAAAGAATAA
- a CDS encoding (2Fe-2S)-binding protein, whose amino-acid sequence MKKLITLTINGEQHEVAVNPWQTLVEVLRDELGLMGTKKACGIGTCGACSVILNGQAVLSCLTLAVECEACSITTIEAIGAGNNGLHPIQQSFIENGAVQCGFCTPGIIVTVKALLDETPNPDDNEIREALSGNFCRCTGHIKTVEAVKKVVQCHEGENRGQKS is encoded by the coding sequence TTGAAAAAACTGATCACGCTCACCATCAACGGCGAACAGCATGAAGTGGCCGTAAACCCCTGGCAGACACTGGTTGAGGTACTGAGGGATGAGTTGGGACTTATGGGCACGAAAAAAGCCTGCGGCATCGGAACTTGCGGCGCATGTAGTGTTATCCTGAATGGGCAGGCCGTTCTTTCCTGTCTGACACTGGCTGTTGAATGCGAGGCGTGTTCCATCACGACGATAGAAGCAATCGGTGCCGGGAATAACGGGTTGCATCCCATTCAACAGTCCTTCATCGAAAACGGCGCGGTGCAATGTGGCTTTTGTACGCCTGGAATTATCGTGACCGTCAAAGCATTGTTGGATGAAACGCCCAACCCCGATGACAATGAGATACGGGAGGCTTTGTCCGGCAACTTTTGCCGATGCACAGGGCATATCAAAACGGTGGAGGCCGTTAAAAAGGTTGTACAATGCCATGAAGGAGAAAATCGTGGTCAAAAATCATGA
- a CDS encoding long-chain-fatty-acid--CoA ligase — MWIYPEIKTLADVPAYHAQHRGDETVFLLSDRSITFNELERQSNRVANALVTKGISGHSRIAFLGKNSELYFYVLFGAMKAGHTFTPLNWRLSAVELTVILEDAAPPVLFADVAFKATIEKIQAESAHQFQTVYIDWSTPRPKELEQFLESATDDRPMIEISSEDTAFQIYTSGTTGVPKGVELTFGSVNFWFLLLDLEPTLTYATQDVMLFIAPNFHLLGMHFSISALYNGTKVSILPEVRFDSMLDAIHKHRVSVLVLAPIMIEGLLNAAESSPADFSSLKLVVYAGSAIGLNLLKRALKEMKCDFMQFYGVTEVGGGVTLLRPEEHDLENEEKLKSCGRPLPYVEVKLMAFNGREAGVGQAGEFWVRVPSVFKQYYNKPALTEEVLKKGWYKTGDVGVCDQEGFYYIIDRTKDMIISGGENVYSIEVEQALMKHPSVQQAAVIGVPDEKWGEAVKALIVLNEGAVVTANELITHCRGLIGGYKIPKYYDFVEKLPTSPTGKVLKKMLRKDYSNP; from the coding sequence ATGTGGATTTATCCGGAAATAAAAACCTTGGCGGATGTGCCCGCCTATCACGCCCAACACAGAGGTGACGAAACCGTTTTTTTGCTGTCGGATCGATCGATTACCTTCAATGAATTGGAGCGGCAAAGCAATCGCGTCGCCAACGCGTTGGTGACAAAAGGGATTTCCGGGCATTCGCGAATCGCTTTTCTCGGCAAGAACTCCGAATTATACTTCTATGTGTTATTCGGCGCTATGAAAGCGGGGCACACGTTCACTCCCTTGAATTGGCGCCTCAGCGCCGTCGAACTCACGGTGATTCTCGAGGACGCGGCGCCTCCCGTTCTTTTTGCGGATGTTGCGTTCAAGGCGACGATTGAAAAAATTCAAGCCGAATCCGCGCATCAATTTCAAACGGTTTATATTGATTGGAGCACGCCGCGGCCCAAAGAACTGGAACAATTTCTTGAATCCGCCACCGATGACAGGCCGATGATTGAGATCAGCAGCGAGGATACCGCTTTTCAGATATATACCTCCGGCACTACCGGCGTTCCCAAAGGAGTGGAGTTGACCTTCGGCAGCGTGAATTTCTGGTTTCTTCTGCTGGATTTAGAGCCGACGTTGACGTACGCCACTCAGGACGTCATGTTGTTTATCGCGCCCAATTTTCACCTGCTGGGAATGCATTTTTCCATCAGTGCACTCTATAACGGGACGAAGGTGTCCATTCTTCCGGAGGTAAGATTCGATTCCATGCTCGATGCGATTCATAAGCATCGGGTATCCGTGCTCGTACTGGCGCCCATCATGATTGAAGGCCTCCTGAATGCCGCCGAGTCCAGCCCAGCGGATTTTTCGTCTCTGAAACTCGTTGTCTATGCGGGAAGCGCCATCGGTTTGAACCTGCTGAAGCGGGCGCTTAAAGAGATGAAATGCGATTTTATGCAATTTTATGGTGTAACGGAAGTCGGTGGCGGCGTGACCTTATTGCGGCCGGAGGAACACGATCTGGAAAATGAGGAAAAACTGAAATCCTGTGGCCGCCCCTTGCCCTATGTTGAGGTCAAGCTGATGGCTTTTAACGGACGTGAGGCGGGTGTCGGCCAGGCCGGTGAATTCTGGGTGCGTGTCCCCTCCGTTTTCAAACAGTACTATAATAAGCCCGCTTTGACTGAAGAGGTGTTAAAAAAAGGGTGGTACAAAACCGGCGATGTCGGCGTTTGCGATCAAGAAGGATTTTATTATATCATCGATCGCACGAAGGACATGATCATCTCCGGCGGCGAAAATGTGTATTCGATTGAGGTGGAGCAGGCGTTGATGAAACACCCGTCCGTTCAACAGGCGGCGGTCATCGGCGTGCCGGATGAAAAGTGGGGAGAAGCGGTCAAGGCGCTGATTGTGTTAAATGAAGGCGCCGTTGTGACGGCAAATGAGCTTATAACCCATTGCCGCGGTTTGATCGGCGGATATAAGATTCCAAAATATTACGATTTTGTGGAAAAACTGCCGACTTCCCCGACGGGCAAGGTGCTGAAAAAAATGCTGCGTAAAGACTATAGCAATCCATGA
- a CDS encoding FAD-dependent oxidoreductase — protein sequence MKYKKLFSPITIGNMELKNRIVMAPMATNFLSYGEINQRFISFYRERAKGGPGLIVISMTPNRLDNNPPFPGVYDDRFISGISKLAAACKEFDVKVVAQLVVTYSWAFPGRPVEFVSPSGTTITKRVDPPFRLGGPLPGCSPHRRPLKEDEIREIIEDIGDAAGRLREAGFDGVQYLAAAGYLVSQFISPITNQRTDSYGGNVENRMRFLTDILADCKQKAGEDWSYLTRISPQKTKSGITVDDLKEIALILQQAGVHAIDALPGWHEDPIPMIAPATPQGQWASIAQALKETVQIPIGAGTQIQEPEIAESILEEGKADYIYMCRAMIAEPDFPNLAKAGRTDEIRPCITCGHCLESIADNVCVHCSVNPAAGREADYPFTPAQKPKKVFVVGGGPAGLEAAKIAAARGHHVTLFEKTGQLGGQLNLAFIPPHKKRIGLLDAYLIREVERSSVNVMLNTEFTVETAERERPDVVIVAIGSDPIIPPIPGVDLKQVVTALDVLAGKVETGQNVVIIGGGAVGCETAEFLSMQGKLPVIIEMLDSAAKDVCKINRWHLISRLAQACVGIQLSAKVVGISDKGVEGIRQGKSELFPADTVVLAVGMRGNRSLTHLLRGKVPQVYYVGDCTEPRKMTQALTEGFMAGATA from the coding sequence TTTTTATCGAGAACGCGCCAAAGGGGGACCCGGTCTCATCGTCATCTCCATGACCCCTAACCGACTCGATAACAATCCCCCCTTCCCCGGCGTTTATGATGACCGCTTTATATCCGGAATTTCAAAGCTGGCGGCGGCCTGTAAAGAATTCGATGTCAAGGTGGTCGCGCAACTGGTGGTAACCTATAGCTGGGCGTTTCCGGGACGTCCGGTGGAATTTGTCAGCCCGTCGGGCACCACCATAACCAAACGGGTGGATCCTCCGTTTAGACTGGGGGGACCGCTTCCGGGGTGTTCACCCCATCGCCGGCCGTTGAAAGAGGATGAAATCAGGGAGATTATCGAGGATATCGGCGATGCGGCCGGAAGGCTCAGAGAAGCGGGGTTTGACGGCGTTCAATATTTAGCCGCGGCCGGATATCTCGTATCCCAGTTTATCTCGCCCATCACGAATCAAAGAACGGATTCATATGGCGGCAATGTAGAAAATCGAATGCGTTTTCTGACCGATATATTAGCGGATTGTAAACAGAAGGCCGGCGAGGATTGGTCCTATCTGACGCGGATTTCCCCTCAAAAGACCAAATCCGGAATTACTGTAGACGACCTGAAAGAGATCGCGCTCATTCTGCAACAGGCCGGTGTGCACGCCATTGATGCCTTGCCCGGATGGCATGAAGATCCCATCCCCATGATCGCGCCGGCAACCCCTCAGGGCCAGTGGGCTTCCATCGCGCAAGCGCTTAAAGAAACCGTTCAGATTCCCATCGGCGCCGGGACACAGATTCAAGAGCCGGAAATCGCCGAGAGCATATTGGAAGAAGGAAAAGCCGATTATATTTATATGTGCCGCGCCATGATCGCCGAGCCCGATTTTCCCAATTTGGCCAAAGCGGGCAGAACGGATGAGATTCGGCCTTGTATCACCTGCGGGCACTGTCTGGAATCCATTGCGGACAATGTGTGCGTGCATTGTTCGGTGAATCCCGCAGCGGGCCGGGAAGCGGACTATCCGTTTACGCCTGCGCAAAAACCCAAAAAAGTGTTTGTGGTCGGCGGCGGCCCGGCAGGCTTGGAAGCGGCCAAAATTGCGGCTGCCAGAGGGCATCATGTTACCCTCTTTGAAAAAACGGGGCAATTGGGCGGGCAGTTGAACCTGGCCTTTATTCCGCCGCATAAAAAAAGAATCGGGTTATTAGATGCGTATTTGATTCGGGAAGTCGAGCGATCCTCTGTTAACGTGATGCTGAACACCGAATTTACGGTGGAAACCGCCGAGCGGGAACGCCCGGATGTGGTGATTGTCGCGATCGGTTCGGATCCGATCATTCCGCCGATACCCGGCGTTGACCTGAAGCAGGTGGTGACGGCGCTGGATGTTCTGGCGGGAAAGGTGGAAACCGGCCAGAATGTCGTTATCATCGGTGGAGGCGCGGTCGGATGCGAGACGGCCGAATTCCTGAGCATGCAGGGAAAGCTGCCGGTCATTATCGAAATGCTTGATTCCGCGGCCAAAGACGTTTGTAAGATCAACCGATGGCATCTGATATCAAGATTGGCGCAAGCCTGCGTGGGCATCCAATTAAGCGCGAAGGTCGTCGGCATCAGCGACAAAGGTGTTGAAGGCATCCGTCAAGGCAAGAGCGAACTTTTCCCGGCGGATACCGTTGTGCTGGCCGTTGGAATGCGGGGCAACCGGTCGCTGACCCACCTTTTGAGGGGAAAAGTACCGCAAGTCTATTATGTGGGCGATTGTACGGAACCCCGGAAAATGACCCAGGCGCTGACGGAAGGGTTTATGGCAGGCGCAACGGCCTAG